The genomic window GGTCGTGGGGATGATGTTCAGCGCCGCCGCCCGCGCGCGCCGCAGGTCCCGATGCACCGTGTCGAGGATCACCTGATCGTTCGTGTAGGAGTGGATCGTGTTCATGAAGCCGCTGCGGATCCCGAACGACTGGGACAGGACCTTCGCGGTGACGGACAGGCAGTTGGTCGTGCAGGAGCCGTTGCTGACGATGCGGTGCTTCGCCGGGTCGTACGCGGTGTGGTTGACGCCCATGTTGACGGTGATGTCCTCGCCCGTCGCCGGCGCGGTGATGACGACGCGCTTGGCGCCGCCGCCCGTCAGGTGGGCCACCGCCTTCGCCGCATCCGTGAACCGCCCCGTGGACTCGATGACGAGGTCGACGCCGTGGGTGCGCCAGGGGAGCTTGGCGGGATCCCGTTCGGAGAGCACATCGATCTTCCGGCCGTCAATGACGATCGCGGCCTCGCCGGATTCGACCGTCCCGGGGTACTGCCCGTACGTGCTGTCGTACTTGAATAGATGCGCGTTCGTCCTGACGTCCGTCAGATCGTTGACGGCGGCGACCTCCATCGCCGGATACCGGTTGAGCATCGCCCGTAACACCAATCGGCCGATCCGGCCGAACCCGTTGATCCCGATGCGCGCCATGCCGCGCCCCCTTCTCCGTGCGCGGGACGCCCCGCGCGCCCACGCACTCTCACTACTAGTATATCGCGCCTACGTCTCGCCCGCCTCGAGCGGTGGCGTACGCCACACCAGCCCCATGAGGTCCCGGCGGATGAAGCCGATGTTGTTGAAGATCCGGATGCTGAATGCGACCACGGCGCCCAGGTAGATGTCCAGCCCCAGCAGATCGCCGAGCGCGGTCAGCCCCGCGGCAAACAGGGTATTGACAACGAACCCGGAGAGAAACACGCGCAGGTCGAACCGCCCCTCGAACTGCGCGCGGGCACCTCCGAGCAGCGTGTCGACCGCCGCGAGGATCGCGATCGCGCTGTACTTGACGTAGGTCAGCGGCACCTGGAAGCTGACGAGCAGCCCCAGGGCGAGGCCGGCCAGCAGCCCCACGATCGGCAGTACCATCGCGCTCACCTCCCCGTGTCGACCGGTGTGGCGAACCGGTGCACAAACGTGCCCGCGTACGCCGACAACCGGACGTCGCTCTCGACCGCCACCGTGACCGGAAAATCGAACGCGCGCAGCTCGTCGAGAATGCCGCCGCGTGCCGTGACCACGGTCCGCAGCGCGTGCGGATCGCCGATCGCCTCGATGCGGTACGGCGGCGCGAGCCGGCGCGCGTTGCACAAGATCGTCGTGCCGACGCAGGAGATGCCGGTCGTCCCGACGACACGTTCGCCGTTGACGGCGACGGCCTCGGCGCCTCCGGCGAACAGCGCGGCGACGACCGCGTACACGTCGGAGTAGTGGATCAATACCAAGTTCGGATCTTCGCCCGGCCGGAGCGCGCGCGTGCTGTCGGAGATCGTGACGAGCACGCCCGGCCCGTGCACGGCGCTCAGTCCGGCGAGGGTCCGCATCCGGCTCAGGTCGGCGGCGAGCGCCGCCGTCGCTTCCCGGCCGGCCGCCGCCCGCTGCTCCTCGTCGGCGATGCCCTGCCGCAGTTCCGCCAGCCGTTCGCGAAGGTCCGCCTGGCGTTGCTCGGCCTGCTGATAGCGGTACGCCACCTCGCCGAGGCGTCCGGAGGTCACCTGCAGGCTCGTTTCGATCGAGCGCTCCGTGCGCACCTGCACCGCGAGCACGAAGCCCACGGCAAGCGCAACCGCGGTCAGGCCGATCTGCCAGGAACGCGCCGTCATCGCCGTCTCTCCGCTCACGCGGCTCCGGGGGCCCGACTTTCCTCGCGGCCGGCGGGCGAGACGCGGAGCATGCCCCACTGCAGTGTGCTCACGGCCTCGACGGAGCGCCGCGGTGCGGCGATGTCCAGCGCGACGCCGCCCGGCCGCACGCCCAGGACCGTGCCGAGGGCCACCAACCCGCCGTCCGCGTCGGCGAGCCCGACGAGCCGGTGTCGAAGCTCGCGAGCCGGCAATTCGGCGACGATGCGGGCGGCGGGGACGCGGCGTCCGGCATGGACGACACTCCGCTCCTGCCGCACCGTGTCGAGGTTCAGGGTCAAGGTGCGGGCGTCTCGAAAGTACTGCGCAAACTGGTGCTCGCGAAACGCCCGGCGCTCCCGGCTCGAGCGCTTCCGCGCCCGCAGATCGGGGCGGAGACGGTGGACCGTCACGCCCCCAGGCATGCGCGCGAGGATCGCCTCGACCTCTTCGGCGCGCTGGATCGCGACTACGTGCCGCGGCTCCGCCGCACGTACCTCTCGAACCTTGGCTGCGACCGCCGCCGCGCCCTCGATCCACCCGGTGGTATCGACCACGATCGTCGAGGCGCCGAGCGCCTGCGCCCGCGTGATCAACCGCACGATCCCGTCGACCACGAACCGGTGCGTGTCGCGGGGAGAGGTGTCGCCGACAAAGTAGGCAGCGCGAAGCGGGATCTCGATCATCCGTCGCACGGGACGGTCCACCATGCCCAATCCAACCGTGGTGGGCGGGCCCAGATCCGACTGCCCGGTGTCGGCGTCGACGATCGCTGGCCGGCGTCCGGCGCGAACCGCGCCGTTGGCCAGCGCGGTGGCGAATGTCGTTTTGCCGACGTCCACCGACCCAAGGATCACCACGACGCCTGGCGCGTCCAGGATCGCGCTGATCGCCTTCCGCCACTCCACCATCGTGCCCTCGCCACGCCGGCGTCGCCCCGACGGCGTGGCCCGCGTGCGGCCGTCTACGTCCCGGACGAGGCTTTGGCCTCCAGCTTCTTCTTGATGCGCTTGAGCCGAAACACGTCCTCGCGGGCGCGCTGCTCTAGGACGTCGCGGATGTACCGGATCTCGCCCCGGATCCGCGGGATCACCACTTGCTCGAGCGCGTTCACCCGGCGGGTCGTCTTCTTGATCTCTTCGCCGATCTTGCGGAGCGTCACCTCGGTGCTCGCGACGTCCAGCAGCGCGGCGACGATCTCCTCGAAGTGGTCAGCGCTCTCCACGGTGCGCGATGTCACCGCCACGGGGTCCTGTCCGCGGGTGAGCACCGTGCGCCGCACTTCGTCCGTGGTAATCGTGGGGATGCGGGTTCCCCACACGTTCCTGCTGTCGATCCCGACCTCGAGGCGGCGCCCGTCGGCGAGCGCCGCCGACTCAAGCACCTCTCGCCCCTCGACCGCCTTCGCGAGGCTCAGCAGCGTGTAGGCTTCGCCGGCGGTCTGCATCAACCGCTCGCGCGCAGCGAGCGCGCGCCGGACGATGTTGAAAAAGTCCGCGACCAGCGCGTCGCGCTTGCGCTTCAGCAGATCGACCCCCTGCTGCGCCAGTTTGACCTGGTTCTGGCGCTGCAGGAGGTTCATTCGGGTTGGGCTGATCGTATCGGCCATCGGTGTGCTCGCTCCGCTCGCCGCCGTGTGTCGCGCGAGACGGGACCTGCGTCCCGCCCGTCGGTGTGGGCGCGCGCGCTAGACCCGGATCTCGCCGGGCCGGTAGACCTTCTCCAACTGCTCCCCGTAGTAGTATTTATCCACGTGATCCTTGCTGATCCGCGTCAGCGCCGTCTTCGGGAACGTCGACAACAGTTTCCAGCCCAGGGTCAGCGAATCCTCGATAGACCGGTCCGCCCCGCCCTGGTTGATGAACTCCTTCTCGAACCCGTCCGCGAAGCGCAGATACAGACGGTCGTTTTCCGTCAACGCCTCCTCGCCGATGATCGCGACGAGACGCCGGAGGTCCAGGCCTTGCGCGTACGCCGAGTACAGCTGGTCGGCGACCTGCCGGTGGTCGACACGCGTCCGGCCCTTGCCGATGCCGTTGTTCATGAGACGCGACAAACTCGGCAGCGGGTTGATCGGCGGGTAGATCCCCTGCCGGTGCAGCGGGCGCGCCAGCACCAGCTGCCCCTCCGTAATGTACCCGGTCAGGTCGGCGATTGGGTGCGTGATGTCGTCGTCGGGCATCGTCAGAATCGGCACCTGCGTGATCGTCCCCTTCTTGTTCTTCAGACGGCCGGCCCGCTCGTAGATGCTGGCGAGGTCGGTGTACATGTAGCCGGGGTAGCCGCGCCGGCCGGGGATCTCTTCGCGCGCGGCGCCGATCTCGCGCAGCGCCTCACAGTAGTTGGTCATGTCGGTCAAGATCACGAGCACCTGCATGTCGAGTTCGTAGGCGAGGTACTCGGCGACCGTGAGCGCGGCGCGCGGCGTCATCAGCCGCTCGATCGTCGGATCGTCGGCGAGGTTCATGAACACCACGCTGCGCGCGAGCGCCCCGGTGCTCTCGAACTCGTGGATGAAGAACGACGCCTCCCGCTGAGTGATCCCCATCGCGCCGAACACCACCGAAAACTGCTCGGCCTCGCCGAGCACCTTCGACTGGCGCGCGATCTGCGCGGCGATTTCGTTCGCGGGCAGCCCGGCCCCGGAAAAGATCGGCAGCTTCTGCCCCCGCACCAAGGTGTTCATCACGTCCACCGTGGAGATCCCGGTCTGGATGAACTCGGCGGGCTTCTCCCGCGCGACCGGGTTGATCGGCGCGCCGAGGATCGGGATCCGCTTCTCGGGGATGATCGGCGGCAGCCCGTCGATCGGGTCGCCGAGGCCGTTGAACCGGCGCCCGATCATCTCGCGGCTGACCGCGATCCGGGCGACGTCCTCGCGCAGACTGAGCGACGTCTTGGCGAGGTCCATCCCGCGCGTCTCCTCGAACACCTGAATCACCGCGTTCCGGGTGGAGACCTCGATCACCTGTCCGCCGCGGACGCTGCCGTCCTGGACGTGGATCTCAACGATCGCCCCGTACGACAGGTCCTTCGCGCCCTCGACGAACAACAGCGGTCCCGAGATGTAGTTGATGCTGGTATAGCGCTTAGTCGCCAGGTTCATCGGACTCCCTCCTTCGCCGCGGCGCCGCGCTGCCCGTCGCCGCCCGCAGCCGCCCCCGCGTGCCCCTTGAACGCCGCGGGCAGCTCCCGCAAGAACTCGTCGATGACGGTCTTGAACTTGTCGTTTGGCACTTCCTTGAACCGGGCGATCTGTTCGTTCTGCGGCAGATTGAGCATCTCGTCGATCGTCATATCCCCTTTGAGCGCGACGCCCGCGGCTTCGTAGAACGCCCGCATCCCGCGAACCATCCAATACGCCTTCTCCAGCGTGCACGAGGCGTCCACCTCGCTGAACGCGCTCTGCTGGAGGAAGAACTCGCGGATCATCCGGCCGAGCTCGATCACCAGCCGCTCGTCGTCCTGCAACGCATCCGGCCCCACGAGCTGGACCACTTCCTGCAGGCCGGCCTCGCGGGCCAGGATCGCGCTCAACCAGCTCCGCTGCTCGGTGAAGTCCTTCGCCACGTTCTCGGCGTACCAGGCGTTGAGCAGGCTCTCGTACAGGCTGTAGGACCGGTTCCAGTTGATCGACGGGAAGTGCCGCCGGTAGGCGAGCTGCGCGTCCAACGACCAGAACGCGCCCACGATCCGCAGCGTGCTCTGCGTCACCGGCTCCGACAGGTCGCCGCCCGGCGGCGATACCGCGCCGACCACCGTCACGGCGCCGACGCGCTGGTCCTTGCCGAGCACGACCGCGCGGCCGGCCCGCTCGTAGAACGCGGACAGCCGGCTGGCGAGGTACGGCGGGTAGCCTTCCTCCGCCGGCATCTCCTCCAGCCGGGAGGAGATCTCGCGCAGCGCTTCGGCCCAGCGGCTCGTGGAATCGGCCATCAACGCGACGCGGTAGCCCATGTCGCGGAAGTACTCCGCCATCGTGACGCCGGTATAAATGCTCGCCTCGCGGGCCGCGACGGGCATGTTCGAGGTGTTCGCGACCAGGATCGTCCGCTCCATGAGCGGGCGTCCGTTCCGCGGGTCCTCGAGCTCGGGGAACTCGGTCAGCACGTCGGTCATCTCGTTCCCGCGCTCGCCGCAGCCGACGTAGACGATGATGTCCGCGTTCGACCACTTGGACAGCGTCTGCTGCACGACCGTCTTCCCGCTGCCGAACGGCCCGGGCACCGCCGCCGTCCCTCCCATCGCCACCGGGAACAGGACGTCCAGCACCCGCTGCCCGGTCACGAACAGCTCCGTCGGCTCCAGCTTCCGCGCGGCGGGGCGCGGCACGCGCACCGGCCACGTGGTCATCATGCGGAGCTCGATCCCGCCCTTCAGCCGCGCGACGACGTCGGTCACCTTGAACTCGCCGCCTCTGATCTCGGCGAGCTCGTCCTCGGCGACGTCCGGGGGGACCATGATCCGGTGCGCGTACGAGTACTCCTGCACCTCGCCGATCACGTCGCCCGGCCCGACCCGGTCGCCCGCCTTGGCCTTCGGCACGAACGTCCACTTCCGCTCCCGATCCAGGGAGTTCACGACGACGCCGCGCGAAATGAAGTCGCCTTGGGCCTCGCGGATCTTGTCGAGCGGGCGCTGGATGCCGTCGTAGATGCTGCTCAGCATCCCGGGGCCCAGTTCGAGCTGCAAGGGCGCATCGGTGGACTCCACCGGCTCGCCGACGAACAGCCCCGAGGTATCCTCGTACACCTGCACGAACGCCGTGTCCCCGTCCAGCCGGATGATCTCGCCGATCAGCTTCTCCCGGCCCACCCGCACGATGTCGTACATGCGCGCGCCGGCCAGGCCGTGGGCGATCACCGCCGGGCCCGAGATGCGCGTAATCTCGCCTACGACCGCCATGGGTCCGTCCTCCCCGCGGAATGCGACTCCGTCCTCACTTGAGCTTCACGTAGAATCCGATGTGCTCTTTCACGAGGCGGGCGATGTACGCCTCCCCGCTCTCCATCTCCACCCGGGCCGGCGGCAGCGGCACGACGATCGGCAGATCCCGGCCGCGCAGGAGCCGGGCGCGCGCCTCGTCGGTGCCGGCGAGCAGGTCCTCGTTCACCGCGACGACGCCGTACCCCGCCGCGATGCACGCCTGGAGCTCTTCGAGGGCACGGGCGGGCGTGTCCGCCTCGCGCACTTCCACCCCGGCGAGACGGAACCCCGTCGCCGTCTCGCCGTCGGTGATCACCGCCATCTTATACATTCACGAGCTCCCGGCGCGCGACGTCCTCGGGAATGCCGAGTTGGCGCGCGTGCGCGACGACGCGCAGGTTGCTGACCTCGGCGCCCTTCCGCGCGAGGTATCCGATCACCACGTCCAGCGCGAGCGGATCCCCCATGTACATCCGGGCGGTCATCCGCACGAACGACTGGTCGATCGCCCGTTCCATCTCCGGCAGATCCTCGGTCCCGGTCAGGTCGGCGCCGAACAGCCGCATCGTCGCGACCTCGGAGAGGCTCGACTGCGGATCGGCGAGCGTGAGAAAGCGCTCCAGCGGCAACGATCCCCCCGAGACGAAGAACCGCTCCCGCTCCTCGCGGGGCAGGTCCTTGATCCGGCGCAGCTTGAGCGCCGTCTTCAGGTTGGTCATCGTGACCTCCGCCAGGAGGTACCGGCGGAGCGCGGACTCGCCCTCGGTGTCGGCGATCCGCATGCCGTACCGGACGTAGGCGCGGTCGAGCGCCATCTCCACGTCGAGCAAGCTGCCGCCGCGCTGCGCCGCGTCCACGCCTTCCCGCAGCGCACGGGCGAGCGGGTGCATCCACGTAACGAGCGTATCCGCGATCGCCTTGAGGTCCGGCTGCTGCAGCAGTTCCTTGAGCTTCACCTCGCTCAAGAGGCCCCCCGGAAACAGCGTGCCGAGGATCTCCTCCTGGCTTCGCCCCGTGGACTTCCCCCGGATGATCGCCCGGATGTTCTGCAGATCGTACCGCAGCAGCACGACCTCGATCACGTCCCGGGGAGTGCCGTCCGCGAAACTCAGGATGCGTTGGGTCGTGTGGTAGAAGTTCTGCGACAACGCTTCGTCGACCGCCCGCACGCCGGCGAAGCGGCTCAGCGCCTCCTGCAGCTCGAGGTTGTACGGGGTGTCGGCCAGCGCCTGGATGACCGCCTCCAGGTCGGGGGCGTGGAGGAGCTCCTCGGCGCGTCCCGGCGGAAGCAGACGGGATTTCATGACCTTGACGCGCGCGTTGATGTACGCGAAGTCGCCCATCGGCCTCGACGTCAGCGGCTGCGGGGGCTCACGCGCCCCACAGCACCTCCGCGACCCGGGAGACCAGTTCGCGCCGCGCGCGGGCGAGCCGACCGGGCAGCATGTTCTCAATGATCGCCCGTCCGTCCTGGCTCACGAGACGGACGCCGTCCCGCACGCCGGGAGCTTCTCGCACCTCCGCGTCGAGACCGAGCTCTCGCACGACCTCGCGGGCCGCGTCCGCGTCCCCAGGGGAGACCTCCACCGCGACACGCCCGCCGGAGACCCCCCGCGCCGCCTCCCGGAGCAGAGCGCGGATCATCGCCCGCCGGCGCGCCGGATCGGCCGCCGCGGCGCGCACCTCCGCCTCCGCGCGCTCGAACACCGCGCGGATGCCCTCGTCCTTCGCCGCGAGCACGAGCGCCGCCGCCCGCAGGCTGGCGGTGCTGGTGGCGCGAGCGTGCTCCTGCGCGCGCTCTCCCTCCAACCGGTGCCGGCCCGCCGCCAGCGCCTCCTCGGCCTCGCGGCGCCCGGCCGCGAGGATCTCCTCCGCCCGCGCCCGGGCCTCGCCGAGGGCCTTGTCCTTCTCGGCCCTCGCCTCCCGTTCGAGCAGCTGGCTCAGCTCGGATCCCATGAGATCGTTCGCCCCCGGGATCGGGCTACAGCTTCCCGTACAGGAAGAACGCCATCACGAACCCGAAGATGACCAGCGTCTCCGGAAGCACGAACAGCACCAGCATCAGTCCGAACATCTCCGGCCGCTCGGCGATCACGCCCGCCGCCGCACCCAGGATGCGGGACTGTGCGATGCCGGTACCGACGGCGCCCAGGCCGATCGCCAAT from bacterium includes these protein-coding regions:
- the gap gene encoding type I glyceraldehyde-3-phosphate dehydrogenase, whose product is MARIGINGFGRIGRLVLRAMLNRYPAMEVAAVNDLTDVRTNAHLFKYDSTYGQYPGTVESGEAAIVIDGRKIDVLSERDPAKLPWRTHGVDLVIESTGRFTDAAKAVAHLTGGGAKRVVITAPATGEDITVNMGVNHTAYDPAKHRIVSNGSCTTNCLSVTAKVLSQSFGIRSGFMNTIHSYTNDQVILDTVHRDLRRARAAALNIIPTTTGAAKAISIVLPELKGKMNGLALRVPTPTVSLVDLTVTLEKPGSVDDINRAFKRAAEGELKGYLGYTDEPLVSMDFKGDPRSGIVDAASTMAVGDLVKVLSWYDNEWGYSCRIADLVHYIIERGA
- a CDS encoding small basic family protein; protein product: MVLPIVGLLAGLALGLLVSFQVPLTYVKYSAIAILAAVDTLLGGARAQFEGRFDLRVFLSGFVVNTLFAAGLTALGDLLGLDIYLGAVVAFSIRIFNNIGFIRRDLMGLVWRTPPLEAGET
- a CDS encoding DUF881 domain-containing protein; translation: MTARSWQIGLTAVALAVGFVLAVQVRTERSIETSLQVTSGRLGEVAYRYQQAEQRQADLRERLAELRQGIADEEQRAAAGREATAALAADLSRMRTLAGLSAVHGPGVLVTISDSTRALRPGEDPNLVLIHYSDVYAVVAALFAGGAEAVAVNGERVVGTTGISCVGTTILCNARRLAPPYRIEAIGDPHALRTVVTARGGILDELRAFDFPVTVAVESDVRLSAYAGTFVHRFATPVDTGR
- a CDS encoding Clp1/GlmU family protein: MVEWRKAISAILDAPGVVVILGSVDVGKTTFATALANGAVRAGRRPAIVDADTGQSDLGPPTTVGLGMVDRPVRRMIEIPLRAAYFVGDTSPRDTHRFVVDGIVRLITRAQALGASTIVVDTTGWIEGAAAVAAKVREVRAAEPRHVVAIQRAEEVEAILARMPGGVTVHRLRPDLRARKRSSRERRAFREHQFAQYFRDARTLTLNLDTVRQERSVVHAGRRVPAARIVAELPARELRHRLVGLADADGGLVALGTVLGVRPGGVALDIAAPRRSVEAVSTLQWGMLRVSPAGREESRAPGAA
- a CDS encoding V-type ATP synthase subunit D, which gives rise to MADTISPTRMNLLQRQNQVKLAQQGVDLLKRKRDALVADFFNIVRRALAARERLMQTAGEAYTLLSLAKAVEGREVLESAALADGRRLEVGIDSRNVWGTRIPTITTDEVRRTVLTRGQDPVAVTSRTVESADHFEEIVAALLDVASTEVTLRKIGEEIKKTTRRVNALEQVVIPRIRGEIRYIRDVLEQRAREDVFRLKRIKKKLEAKASSGT
- a CDS encoding V-type ATP synthase subunit B; this encodes MNLATKRYTSINYISGPLLFVEGAKDLSYGAIVEIHVQDGSVRGGQVIEVSTRNAVIQVFEETRGMDLAKTSLSLREDVARIAVSREMIGRRFNGLGDPIDGLPPIIPEKRIPILGAPINPVAREKPAEFIQTGISTVDVMNTLVRGQKLPIFSGAGLPANEIAAQIARQSKVLGEAEQFSVVFGAMGITQREASFFIHEFESTGALARSVVFMNLADDPTIERLMTPRAALTVAEYLAYELDMQVLVILTDMTNYCEALREIGAAREEIPGRRGYPGYMYTDLASIYERAGRLKNKKGTITQVPILTMPDDDITHPIADLTGYITEGQLVLARPLHRQGIYPPINPLPSLSRLMNNGIGKGRTRVDHRQVADQLYSAYAQGLDLRRLVAIIGEEALTENDRLYLRFADGFEKEFINQGGADRSIEDSLTLGWKLLSTFPKTALTRISKDHVDKYYYGEQLEKVYRPGEIRV
- a CDS encoding V-type ATP synthase subunit A, translating into MAVVGEITRISGPAVIAHGLAGARMYDIVRVGREKLIGEIIRLDGDTAFVQVYEDTSGLFVGEPVESTDAPLQLELGPGMLSSIYDGIQRPLDKIREAQGDFISRGVVVNSLDRERKWTFVPKAKAGDRVGPGDVIGEVQEYSYAHRIMVPPDVAEDELAEIRGGEFKVTDVVARLKGGIELRMMTTWPVRVPRPAARKLEPTELFVTGQRVLDVLFPVAMGGTAAVPGPFGSGKTVVQQTLSKWSNADIIVYVGCGERGNEMTDVLTEFPELEDPRNGRPLMERTILVANTSNMPVAAREASIYTGVTMAEYFRDMGYRVALMADSTSRWAEALREISSRLEEMPAEEGYPPYLASRLSAFYERAGRAVVLGKDQRVGAVTVVGAVSPPGGDLSEPVTQSTLRIVGAFWSLDAQLAYRRHFPSINWNRSYSLYESLLNAWYAENVAKDFTEQRSWLSAILAREAGLQEVVQLVGPDALQDDERLVIELGRMIREFFLQQSAFSEVDASCTLEKAYWMVRGMRAFYEAAGVALKGDMTIDEMLNLPQNEQIARFKEVPNDKFKTVIDEFLRELPAAFKGHAGAAAGGDGQRGAAAKEGVR
- a CDS encoding V-type ATP synthase subunit F — encoded protein: MYKMAVITDGETATGFRLAGVEVREADTPARALEELQACIAAGYGVVAVNEDLLAGTDEARARLLRGRDLPIVVPLPPARVEMESGEAYIARLVKEHIGFYVKLK
- a CDS encoding V-type ATPase subunit; the encoded protein is MGDFAYINARVKVMKSRLLPPGRAEELLHAPDLEAVIQALADTPYNLELQEALSRFAGVRAVDEALSQNFYHTTQRILSFADGTPRDVIEVVLLRYDLQNIRAIIRGKSTGRSQEEILGTLFPGGLLSEVKLKELLQQPDLKAIADTLVTWMHPLARALREGVDAAQRGGSLLDVEMALDRAYVRYGMRIADTEGESALRRYLLAEVTMTNLKTALKLRRIKDLPREERERFFVSGGSLPLERFLTLADPQSSLSEVATMRLFGADLTGTEDLPEMERAIDQSFVRMTARMYMGDPLALDVVIGYLARKGAEVSNLRVVAHARQLGIPEDVARRELVNV
- a CDS encoding V-type ATP synthase subunit E, whose product is MGSELSQLLEREARAEKDKALGEARARAEEILAAGRREAEEALAAGRHRLEGERAQEHARATSTASLRAAALVLAAKDEGIRAVFERAEAEVRAAAADPARRRAMIRALLREAARGVSGGRVAVEVSPGDADAAREVVRELGLDAEVREAPGVRDGVRLVSQDGRAIIENMLPGRLARARRELVSRVAEVLWGA
- a CDS encoding F0F1 ATP synthase subunit C encodes the protein MRQRNVLLALTVAALFVIGFSLAASAQQAGAKPEVSPGAGAMGIGVGLAIGLGAVGTGIAQSRILGAAAGVIAERPEMFGLMLVLFVLPETLVIFGFVMAFFLYGKL